The Musa acuminata AAA Group cultivar baxijiao chromosome BXJ3-6, Cavendish_Baxijiao_AAA, whole genome shotgun sequence region TGGAGAGTTGGTTGCATCCAGACACAGACAAGAAGCTATACTCGAAGCGATTAGGTCTGCTTCAGAGACTTGATATAGCAATCGATGTTGCTGCTGCGCTGAACTATCTTCATGACCACTGCGAGACGCCAATCATCCACTGTGATCTGAAGCCAAGCAATGTCCTTCTTGATGGCAACATGACTGCTCGTGTCGGAGATTTTGGCCTAGCAAGATTCCTCTCCAATGGCACCAACCGGTATCTATCTTCTTCTTCAGTAATAAAAGGTTCCATCGGCTATATGGCTCCAGGTAAACCTTTGAATTAGAAGCTTTTCTCCAAAGTGTGCAGTCTTCTCATTCATCTGCACGGGACATATAAGAATATATGGTTTAATCGTGTGAATTAAACGCAGAATATGGGATGGGCGGGCAGGTTTCGACTCATGCGGATGTCTACAGCTACGGAGTGCTGCTGCTGGAGCTGTTCACCGGGCGGAGGCCTACCGACGACATGTTTAAGGACGGTCTCACCCTCCAAAACCACGTCGAGGAAGCCTTTTCGAAAGGAGCTCAAGTCACCGGCATCGCTGATCCGTCACTATTCTCGGACGACAAAGAAGGTGAAGACACTTCAGATCTCATGGTCGGAATGCAAGCAAGCGAAAGGATAACGAGATGCTTAGAATCGGTGCTCGTGGTTGGTCTCCGCTGTGCCAAGGACTCGCCGAGAGAGCGCATCACGATCAAGGATGCTGCGAACAGAATAGAGACGATCAAGAGTCTGCTGCTCACTGCCGAAATGAATAAGAGTCCATTTAATACTCCGTGTTTAATATAGTTTTCGTAAAAGAATGGGCTGTTCTGTttcttcctctgtttcctccatgACTCGGTTCCCCTTGTCAACCCTGCAATCCAAGTAATACCAGAGATGGTTCGCCTTTAGTAACCGCACCCTCGAGACGGAGATGGTGTTTCCTGTCCCTAAGGGTACGCGTGACAGACAGTGCAACTCTCACGTGGGACCCACCACCCCTGTGGCACAGTATTCTCCTTCTCGTCCGACATAGTAGATCCGCATAATACATCTTGTCCTCTCCCTCACACTTCTACCAAACGTTATCTCCTGACGAGGCTCTTGTGTCCTTGTCGATGGACCCCACTTTCTTGAGCGAGCCACTTGGCAGAAGAAATGGTTTTGGGCCGAGATCTCCGGTTGAAGATTCTCGCTCGCCCTTGCCGAAGAGCAAGAGGCGAAGTAACCCCTTAGGGCACAGCCTGGGAATCTGCGTGGCGGTTCCGCAGGAGGAACGGGAGGAGCGAGAAGGGGGGGTGGAGGAGAAAGGGCTAGTCCATGGCGGCGAGCCTGTGGCGGTCGGTGTTCGGGGGGTCGACCTCCGCGGCGGAGGATGAGGGAGGCGTAGCGTTCTGGTCGAACCCGGAGCGGGCGGGGTGGCTGACAAAGCAGGGGGAGTACATCAAGACGTGGCGCCGCCGGTGGTTCGTGCTGAAGCAGGGGAAGCTCTTCTGGTTCAAGGACTCCCACGTCACCCGCGCCTCCGCCCCTCGTGGCGTCATCCCCGTCGCCTCCTGCCTCACCGTCAAGGGCGCCGAGGACGTCCTCAACCGACCCTTCGCCTTCGAGATCTCCACCCGGGCCGAGACCATGTACTTCATCGCCGACACTGAGAAGGAGAAAGAGGAGTGGATCAACTCCATCGGCCGCTCCATCGTCCAGCACTCCCGGTCCCTGGCCGACGCCGAGGTCGTCGACTACGAATCCACCAAGAGGACCGCCAAGGCTCCCGACGGCGATCAAATCTGATAAATTGACGGCGACGACAATCCTCGCAGGTGAGCGTTCTCCTACATCTGGCCACGGAAAATGTATAGATCTAGGGTTTTGTCCACTTCCCCCGGTCTGTTAATCTCGCTGTATGTTACAATAAATTTTGGATCCTTGTTGTTCTTGCTCATTGACAGGTGATGAGTTCACTATTTGATGGGTGAGCTAAGTATGTGTTGCCATTACCTTGTCTTCTTGATCTGGATCTATTTCTTGTTTCATATCCTTCCTGTCTGTTAAACCTGCGCTACTGGTTCAATAAATCTAATCTACGCAAGATTAATGGTTCAATTGGTAGATAATTTTACCTTCTTGTCAAAGATTTTGTAGGTAATAGACGTAGAATGCTTTTCTTTATCTCCATTCTTTTCTTAATCTTCTTGATTTCATACTTGA contains the following coding sequences:
- the LOC103990204 gene encoding pleckstrin homology domain-containing protein 1-like, which translates into the protein MAASLWRSVFGGSTSAAEDEGGVAFWSNPERAGWLTKQGEYIKTWRRRWFVLKQGKLFWFKDSHVTRASAPRGVIPVASCLTVKGAEDVLNRPFAFEISTRAETMYFIADTEKEKEEWINSIGRSIVQHSRSLADAEVVDYESTKRTAKAPDGDQI